TGACACCTTTAACAAGAGAGAAGAATACTCCATCTGAAACACAATCTTTTTGATAGTTATAATCTTTGGAATATAGTGCTTCTAATAATTTTGCTGCTTCTTCTGGATGTTCAGATGTAGCTGATATACCCATCCATGCATTTGCTGTAGCCATTGCGACTGAACCTTGTCTACCATTATCAGAAATTACTTGTGATGCAATACCTAGATCCAAATCAGGGTTGTTAGCATTCCAAACACCAATACACCAAACACCTTGAATGATAAAACCAGCTTCTCCTGCACCAAATAACGCTCTAGCTTCAGGAGCTCTTATGCTCATTGTACTTGGATGATAACTTCCATCTTCAGCCATACCTTTAAATAATTCAAAAGTCTCTACCATAGCTTTATCAGCATAGCTTGATTCGCCAGTCAATAAGCTGACAGGTGAGAATTCTGACATTCCGCTACCACCTAGAGCAGAAAAGTCATGAGCAGCTGTTTTCCATCTGTTTACTTGTTGTCCACCTTCAATTATTCCATAGAATTCGCCATTACCTGCTTCAGTGATTTTCTTAGCATATTCTCTTAATTCAGAGAAAGTTTTTGGAGGTTGTTCTGGATCTAAACCAGCTTCTTTGAACAAATCTTTATTGTAGAATATGATTGAATTAGGTAATTGAAGTACTTCTGGAATGGAATATACTTTTCCATCTATTACGTTAACGCCTTCTTTAAATACCCCATCTACAAATGTATCTTTGAAATTATCACTTACTAGACCTTCTAATGGTTGGAACCAACCCTCTTTTACAACGGAACCTAAATCCATGCCACCTGGAAGTGGGAATAGATCAGGAGCATCTCCAGAGTTGATTGCTGATAAAATAGTGTTTTTATACTGATCCATTGTAAGGCAAGTATATTCAATATTAATATTAGGATTATTCTTTTTATATTCTTCAAAAAATGCTTCTTTTTGAGCTTTTGAGCTGTCACTCCAATCCATAACTTTTAAAGTTATTTTCTTATCAGTGTTAGTGGAATCTTTATCACCTGGTTTTTCATTGTTCTCTGAGTTTTTAGAACCACAACCAGCTAATGTGACAATCATCATTGCTACTAATAAAATTGAAAGTATTTTTTTCATTTCTGTTCCTCCCATATGATTTATATATTTTTAGTCTTGTGCTTTTAAAGATGATTTATAACTGAGAATAATTTTTTTATGTATATAATCTTTTCTAACTAATTACAAAATTATCATCTTTACAAGCGATGCTACCTTGTAGTAATATAATGATATATTTTGTATCATATGTAAAGTTGATGTTTTATCAGCCCTTGTCCATTAATTTTCCATTTTGAAATCGTAGGTGAAGACATGTTATATATAACCGTATTATTTTTGGTTTTTGCTATTTTCGTGTTTGCCAAGAACCCTTTGAACATTACATCATATTTTCTGATAGGTAGTATTATAGGATGGAGTATGTCTTTATTGGGATTATTGCAATATCTAGCCAAATTGAACTTATCATATGTGATAGTCAAGTATTTCTTCTATGTTCCTTTTGGTGTATGGAATGATTTAGTCTATTCTGAAGTCAACATAATCAATGTGATAAGATTCATTAATATTGGTACATTATTATTTGTTGCATGTATGTATTTATACATGATCTATTTTATCTATGGATATAGGAAACCTAGATTAGCTTCATATATTCCATGTATTCTATTGGTTGTTCAATTAATATTGTATGATCCAGAGATTTATAGAGAACTTTATAAGATTACTTTGAGTCTAAACATTCTTGGTTATGATGCATTCAATTCCTTGTATAAATCATTTTACTCATTTACCAAGGTTTATAATTTGCTTATGTTAATCATACCATTGATATTTTTGATTATGGAATTTCTAAGAAGAAAGAACCTTCCTATTATAAGAGAATACTATTTCTTTAATCTAGTAGGGTTACTTTGCATCATTACTTTTCATTTAATCACTTTTTCATGGGCTCCAGCAATATTGGTGAGTATATATCAAAGAACCACTTATTTGATATATGAACAACCTAAAATGATACCTTCTTTTATTTATTATATCTATCCATATCTAAGTGTTTTCTGTTTCACTATTATGCTCTTTGCCACACTGAAATATAAGTCCTTGAAGAAAGTATATAGTTCAGAGCATCATAGTAAACATAAGATTTTGAAGAAGAATAATTTTGGTATCAGGGCATTAAGTCATTCCTTAAAGAATCAATTGTTGGCTATACAATTTGAGAGCGAGATATTGATTGATGAATTAAAGGATAATACTGATTTATTAGAAACTGCAAATACTATCAATAATATATCAAAGCAGACCATAGAGCGATTGAATGAAATGCATAAACGTATCCAGAGTCAAAGCATTATTCTTGAGCCCGCTTATATCAATGATTTTATTGATGACTTTGTTAATAATCAGGTTGCTAGTATGCCAAATGACATATTACTGAATTACAAACTGACCAGTTTGAATCCAAGAGCATTCATTGATGAAGAACATATTGGAGAGTGCTTGAATGTAATGATTAAGAATGCCATAGAAGCTATTGAAGCTGGTGATGATGCTAGTGGAATTATAAATATCCTAACAGAAGTTATTAATGATTGGGTAATAATATCAGTTCATGATAATGGTATTGGAATGGAAAAAGAAATACAAAGCAAGATCTTTGAGGCATTCTATACAACAAAGACAGGGGATAATAATTGGGGTATAGGACTTTCATATGTAAAACAGATTATTGATATCCATAATGGCAATACTGTTGTAGAGAGTTCTAAAAACAAAGGTACCACCATAAAGATTATGTTACCACTGATTATGTAAAGGTTGAAAAAAATTCAACCCATAATTTTAATTCATTTGATTTACAATTAAATTATAATCATTTACATGATTAATTTTAGAGGAGGAAAATAGATGGAGCAGGGTATTAAAGTATTAATTGTAGATGATATTCCTTCAGTATGTAAACGAATTAATAACATTTTGAAAAAAGATCCAGAAATAATTGAAATACATACAGCCCAAAATGGATATGAAGCGATCTTAAAAACTTCTTTACACAAGCCGGATGTTATTTTGATGGATATTCATATGGAAACCCATACTGCAGGTATTAAGGCTACTCATGAAATATTATTGCATTTTCCTAATATAAAAATTATTATGCTTACAGTTTATGAAGAAGACGAACTTATTTTCAGTGCTTTTCAAGCAGGTGTAGTTGATTATGTTTTAAAGGATGCAAAAGCAGATGTAATTCTTTCTGCTGTAAAAGATGCCTATAGAGATTCTTCTCCTATTAGACCCAATATCGCTAAAAAATTACGTGGTGAATTTAAAAGAATAAAAGGTAATGAAGAAAGTTTGCTTTTTTACATTAATATAGTTTCTACACTTACAAGTACTGAGTTAGAAACTCTCAAGTTGTTATGTGAGGGCAAATCAAGAAGTGAGATCTGCGATATAAGGTTTGTTGAAGAATCAACAGTCAAATCTCAAATAAGAAGTATACTAAGAAAGTTCAAATCAAAAGATACAAAGGAAGTTATCAACATAATTAATAAATTAAATATCTTTACAGTGCTGAATAATATATAGTTAAACAAAATTTTATCAAATAGTTCAATTCATTTTAATTATTCATTAAGCAACAATTCTATATTTTACAAATTTTCATTTACTGTTTTTTCCAAAAAAAGAATAAATAGTTAATTTATGACTATACTATATAATAAAATAAATTTTTAAGAGGTATAGAATATGAGTTTTATAAATAATGTAAATTTAGCTATGCAAAATGAAAATGCTAGTGAGTTGAATGAAGAAGAAGTTTTACTTAAAAATATTGAGATTACTAAAAGAGCTTTGGATACTGCCTATAGTAATTTTGATGTAGTTACTGACCCAGAATTAATCGATAGCTGCATATATGAGGTTAAAGCTATGCAATTAAAATATGAGTACCTGATAAACCAAGCTAAACAAATGAATATCATTGCTAAAATACGATGATTCTTGTGTAATGAATATAGTACATTTTTTTATTAAAATAAGAATATATAGGTATAGACAACATATAATATAATAAATGATAACTTGTTTACTCAATATATGTAAGATACCACGGATAAAATTAATAGATATTCATTTGGTAAAGGGGGTAGAAGGAAAACAATCAATTAATTATATGGATTTTTGTTTTATGTTTAATTATTATATTGTTTTCAATGCTTATGAAACCAGTTAAGAAAGTATTATTAGTTTTAATAAGAGGCTGCATCGGCTTAGGTGCAATATATGGCTTCAATTTTATACTAAAAGGCTTAGGACTATTTGTTGGGTTGAATATAGTAAATGGTTTTGTAGTAGGCATTTTAGGAGTCCCTGGATTTCTGTTATTATATTCCCTGGCATTGGTTGATAAGTTTTTATAATAATTATAGTCACTATGATTAAGTTAAAATATCATATGTGGCTTTTTTATTACCTTTATTTAATATGTTTATCATTATTCATATTAATAAGAATAAGAAACTAAAGTAATTAATTATGAATAGATAAAAATATAACAAAATTCAACAAAATATACGTAAATACCAAAAATATCTTTACATTTCTCTATAAATTTCATATAATATGTATTAAGGGGATGTTTTGAGGGGAAAATATATTTAATTTTAATTAATTTTATTTTAACACATCTATTATATCTTAAAAGTAAATTAGATTAATAATTTAGTTATATATTCAATATATAAATAGTTAATTTCTGTATGATTGTCGTGGATTCAGTTACAAATATCATTTTATAATAAAATTTAATAATAGTTTATTTGCAAGAAAGGAACAATAATATGATTCCTATAATGAAGTACGTTCTAGTTTGTATATTATTGATTTTCGTAATATATACGGACACAAAAAGTTATTCAGTTAAAAATTCGGTTATCCTATTCTTTGCAGCCGCTGGACTTATTGTCAATTGTGTTGAGTTAGGCGTTACAGGATTAGTTAATTGGTTAATGGGATTATCATTACCTATACTAGTCTTATTTGTGTTGTTTATCCTTAGAATGTTAGGTGCTGGTGATATTAAATTGATAGGAGTCATAGGTGGACTATTAGGATTAGAGTTCTTGATGAAATCATCTGTGTATATGCTTATAGCTGCTGGATTCATGGCACTGATGAAAATGCTAATAGAAAGAAATCTTATAATCAGATTAAAACATTTTTTCAATTTTATACGTAACATTATTATCAATAGACAGGTTGGAATATATGACCAGCTCAATAAAGAAGATAAAAGTCATGTAATAAGATTATCATATGCAATAGGAGCAGGTACCATATATCAAATGCTTTTTGAGCTTAAGATACTTGGTTAATAGTGGAGAGTACCAAATTATACTTGGAGTGAGGATGATATGATTAGATTAAATATTATTATAGCAGATTATGACAAAGGTTATTTAAATGCAATATCAAGATTTCTATCTTCATGGCATGAAACAGAATATAATGTTATTTCTTTTACAGAGAAGGAGTTGCTTACTAAATATCTGGAGACAGCAAAAGCAGATATTTTATTGATATCTCCAAAACTAATGACAGAAGACATTGATTTGTCAAATATACAGGTGACAATAATCAATACACCTGATAGAGTTCCAGAGAGTCTGCTTACATATCCTTACATCAATAAATATCAACCAGGAGATGTTGTCGCAAGAGAACTCATAAGTATTTTTTCAAAAAACAGCAAGGATGAAATAATAGTCAAGAAAAATACCGTTGGAACAAAAGTAATAGGTGTTTATTCTCCTATAGGGGGAAGTGGCAAGACAACTGTATCAGTTGGTCTGGCTAAGCAATATGCCATAAATGGTTTTAAAACCTTATTTTTAAGCTTGGAAGAAATGGCTTCCTACAAGACCATATTGGAATGTAATAATACTAATAATCTCTCTGATTTATTATATTACATCAAGCAAAAAAATAAAAATCTCATGATGAAGATTGAAGGATTGAAAAATACTGATAATGATTCAGGTATGGACTATTTTTCACCACCATATTGTTACAAAGACATTCATGAAGTCTCCATTAATGAATGGATAGAGTTAATAGATTATATAAGGAATAATTCGAATTATGAAAGGATAGTATTAGATTTT
The window above is part of the Vallitalea guaymasensis genome. Proteins encoded here:
- a CDS encoding A24 family peptidase, whose product is MIPIMKYVLVCILLIFVIYTDTKSYSVKNSVILFFAAAGLIVNCVELGVTGLVNWLMGLSLPILVLFVLFILRMLGAGDIKLIGVIGGLLGLEFLMKSSVYMLIAAGFMALMKMLIERNLIIRLKHFFNFIRNIIINRQVGIYDQLNKEDKSHVIRLSYAIGAGTIYQMLFELKILG
- a CDS encoding sensor histidine kinase — its product is MLYITVLFLVFAIFVFAKNPLNITSYFLIGSIIGWSMSLLGLLQYLAKLNLSYVIVKYFFYVPFGVWNDLVYSEVNIINVIRFINIGTLLFVACMYLYMIYFIYGYRKPRLASYIPCILLVVQLILYDPEIYRELYKITLSLNILGYDAFNSLYKSFYSFTKVYNLLMLIIPLIFLIMEFLRRKNLPIIREYYFFNLVGLLCIITFHLITFSWAPAILVSIYQRTTYLIYEQPKMIPSFIYYIYPYLSVFCFTIMLFATLKYKSLKKVYSSEHHSKHKILKKNNFGIRALSHSLKNQLLAIQFESEILIDELKDNTDLLETANTINNISKQTIERLNEMHKRIQSQSIILEPAYINDFIDDFVNNQVASMPNDILLNYKLTSLNPRAFIDEEHIGECLNVMIKNAIEAIEAGDDASGIINILTEVINDWVIISVHDNGIGMEKEIQSKIFEAFYTTKTGDNNWGIGLSYVKQIIDIHNGNTVVESSKNKGTTIKIMLPLIM
- a CDS encoding AAA family ATPase; this translates as MIRLNIIIADYDKGYLNAISRFLSSWHETEYNVISFTEKELLTKYLETAKADILLISPKLMTEDIDLSNIQVTIINTPDRVPESLLTYPYINKYQPGDVVARELISIFSKNSKDEIIVKKNTVGTKVIGVYSPIGGSGKTTVSVGLAKQYAINGFKTLFLSLEEMASYKTILECNNTNNLSDLLYYIKQKNKNLMMKIEGLKNTDNDSGMDYFSPPYCYKDIHEVSINEWIELIDYIRNNSNYERIVLDFDSNLSEKNLKLLQACEEVLLLTNIDKMALTKLNHMYNSLKKMDIEDVNANVRIIINNTKKDNEVLEGVSMMDKEVQIYIPYDNNLLIDIGEISNINLDSCFGRVLSDYVTKDIKSEGK
- a CDS encoding ABC transporter substrate-binding protein, giving the protein MKKILSILLVAMMIVTLAGCGSKNSENNEKPGDKDSTNTDKKITLKVMDWSDSSKAQKEAFFEEYKKNNPNINIEYTCLTMDQYKNTILSAINSGDAPDLFPLPGGMDLGSVVKEGWFQPLEGLVSDNFKDTFVDGVFKEGVNVIDGKVYSIPEVLQLPNSIIFYNKDLFKEAGLDPEQPPKTFSELREYAKKITEAGNGEFYGIIEGGQQVNRWKTAAHDFSALGGSGMSEFSPVSLLTGESSYADKAMVETFELFKGMAEDGSYHPSTMSIRAPEARALFGAGEAGFIIQGVWCIGVWNANNPDLDLGIASQVISDNGRQGSVAMATANAWMGISATSEHPEEAAKLLEALYSKDYNYQKDCVSDGVFFSLVKGVNDEYLTNPLLKDYYEAATSTATVAPNPKTENPATSQFFLQYNDVSPAVGDLLQGTVAGAISDIEGSLKVLAEKVNKEFDRALKAANEKGANITKDDFKFDWDPMTNY
- a CDS encoding response regulator transcription factor, producing the protein MEQGIKVLIVDDIPSVCKRINNILKKDPEIIEIHTAQNGYEAILKTSLHKPDVILMDIHMETHTAGIKATHEILLHFPNIKIIMLTVYEEDELIFSAFQAGVVDYVLKDAKADVILSAVKDAYRDSSPIRPNIAKKLRGEFKRIKGNEESLLFYINIVSTLTSTELETLKLLCEGKSRSEICDIRFVEESTVKSQIRSILRKFKSKDTKEVINIINKLNIFTVLNNI
- a CDS encoding pro-sigmaK processing inhibitor BofA family protein is translated as MKPVKKVLLVLIRGCIGLGAIYGFNFILKGLGLFVGLNIVNGFVVGILGVPGFLLLYSLALVDKFL
- a CDS encoding YaaL family protein, translating into MSFINNVNLAMQNENASELNEEEVLLKNIEITKRALDTAYSNFDVVTDPELIDSCIYEVKAMQLKYEYLINQAKQMNIIAKIR